In one Silene latifolia isolate original U9 population chromosome 10, ASM4854445v1, whole genome shotgun sequence genomic region, the following are encoded:
- the LOC141604826 gene encoding putative disease resistance protein RGA3, giving the protein MILESLRVNSRAINWLSNVNDVGSARADKRGQVINWLSNVKDAVYVADDIIDDYDYEIIRREREQKKQFVKKFRAYFSRNNNPIVFRFRMSHKVRDALAAFDDLQKKAQDMGLKQLKITAGTSANYDEGSERLSQARQHASANEAEFVGREDEMKELIEKMCSPSNEKALISTVAILGLGGLGKTTFARCLYHSKDIEAHFEKKLWITVSDNFTIQEILKEMLEYVPSNKGNMSNIAAMISELQENLKNKKYLLVLDDVWCKDQELWSSLKNALQRIGGPPGCLILITTRLKEVTTGSQAVYTHSLRALSQGEGWALLKQRALGEVTYPNISEFEEIGKRIVEKCKGVPLAIKAIGGILQSKQLPSEWELIEKSEIWDLPQNDENHILPSLRLTFDHLPYPSLKQCFAYCAAFCRKGSLMKKDELVYIWLAQGFLDGSDLDGSEIKNLTMEEIGEKYLKDLLNYSLLDEVNGEEPRYKMHDLVYDLAVDVSGKDLLFWKPEDRQKIDSCRHLVIDRENVEALSNLPIRKTLMKLRTICNGLPHNVLDHAKYLRTRSVDDCDILELPSSIGLLTHLRFLSLSNNPIETLPGSIRKLYLLQTLRLLDCSDMLVLPAVLYRLTNLIHVPTTTFMFACRGLRELTNLHTLPHISLVDCDYGWSIDELGGLQNLMGEIHISGLEQVKTKENCPELETPDFSNSSVNHVSFPSLIELEIARCGALKTCVPSPSADATNVFPCLEVLKVTNCPELETLPTLNSQSLKKVEIKNLGIRSFSIASPTANMKLEILEIRDCEKLVSLPSSLQFAASLKNLTVAVCPALTSFPNDLFQGLASLSKLSIWRCEKLVSLPSEVQFVASLKTVKVINCPALTSLPNDLFNGLASLSDLRISRCEALSNIPTSLEKCVSLATLMIKDCPSVKGPTPDFSKLKGLQKLYKSGNSIELMISLLKAVQHLPNLTTLYTGKFSDEEEQELYFADVSPILQNQSLRKLYLYGSPNIKSLPEQLQLLTQIKSLWIWDFDDLEELPEWVGRLSSLEELWLFNCKKLKDIPSKEVFLQMTRLRQLSIWSCPILAESCVKDVGSDWTKISHIPFIEIDFKVLVQLEI; this is encoded by the exons ATGATCTTGGAAAGCTTAAGAGTAAATTCTCGGGCCATCAATTGGCTTTCTAATGTCAATGACGTAGGAAGTGCGCGTGCTGACAAGAGAGGTCAGGTCATCAATTGGCTTTCTAATGTCAAGGATGCGGTTTATGTTGCTGATGATATCATTGATGATTACGACTACGAAATCATCCGGAGGGAACGCGAGCAGAAAAAGCAATTCGTGAAAAAGTTCCGAGCCTATTTCAGTCGTAACAACAACCCCATCGTATTTCGCTTCAGGATGTCTCACAAGGTTAGAGATGCCCTAGCCGCGTTTGACGATCTTCAAAAGAAGGCCCAAGACATGGGTCTCAAACAGTTGAAGATCACAGCAGGGACGTCTGCAAACTATGATGAAGGTAGCGAGAGATTGAGCCAAGCTCGACAACATGCATCTGCTAATGAGGCTGAATTCGTGGGGAGAGAGGATGAGATGAAGGAATTGATAGAAAAAATGTGCAGCCCAAGTAATGAGAAAGCTCTCATTTCTACGGTTGCCATCCTCGGACTTGGAG GTCTTGGCAAAACGACCTTCGCAAGATGCCTATATCACAGCAAGGATATTGAAGCTCATTTTGAGAAAAAGCTTTGGATAACCGTGTCCGACAATTTTACCATCCAGGAAATCCTGAAAGAGATGCTTGAATATGTTCCATCAAATAAAGGAAATATGTCCAACATAGCAGCAATGATAAGCGAACTTCAAGAAAATTTGAAGAATAAAAAGTATTTGCTTGTCCTTGATGATGTATGGTGCAAAGACCAAGAGTTATGGAGTTCCCTTAAAAATGCATTGCAGAGGATCGGGGGACCTCCAGGATGTCTGATTTTAATCACCACTCGTCTCAAAGAAGTCACAACGGGATCCCAAGCTGTATACACACACTCGTTAAGAGCACTATCACAAGGGGAAGGTTGGGCTCTTTTAAAGCAGAGAGCTTTGGGAGAAGTGACGTATCCAAATATatctgaatttgaggaaattggAAAAAGGATTGTTGAAAAGTGTAAAGGCGTCCCTTTAGCCATAAAAGCAATCGGAGGTATACTTCAATCGAAGCAGCTACCAAGTGAATGGGAATTAATAGAAAAAAGTGAGATATGGGATTTGCCACAAAATGATGAAAACCATATCCTGCCATCACTAAGGTTGACCTTCGACCATTTGCCTTATCCCTCTCTGAAGCAATGTTTCGCTTACTGTGCTGCTTTTTGTCGTAAAGGCAGCTTGATGAAAAAAGATGAGTTGGTGTATATCTGGTTGGCTCAGGGTTTCCTTGATGGATCTGACCTTGATGGATCTGAAATAAAAAATTTAACAATGGAGGAAATTGGCGAGAAGTATCTAAAGGATTTGCTGAATTATTCATTGCTAGATGAAGTAAACGGTGAAGAACCGCGATATAAGATGCACGATTTAGTTTACGATCTTGCCGTGGATGTTTCTGGGAAAGACTTGTTGTTCTGGAAACCAGAAGATCGTCAGAAAATTGACAGTTGTCGACATTTAGTTATCGATAGGGAAAACGTTGAAGCTCTATCCAACCTTCCTATAAGAAAGACACTAATGAAGCTGAGAACAATTTGTAATGGACTGCCACACAATGTGTTGGACCATGCAAAGTACCTGCGTACTCGATCAGTCGATGATTGTGACATCTTAGAGCTGCCTTCTTCTATTGGTTTGCTTACACATCTCAGATTCCTCAGTCTGTCAAATAATCCAATCGAAACATTGCCAGGTTCAATCCGGAAACTTTACCTTCTACAAACACTCCGACTACTTGACTGTTCTGATATGTTGGTCCTCCCAGCAGTATTGTATAGGTTGACTAACTTAATTCACGTCCCAACAACTACTTTTATGTTCGCATGTAGAGGATTACGAGAGTTAACTAACCTCCACACCTTACCCCATATTTCTTTGGTTGATTGTGATTATGGATGGTCTATAGATGAATTGGGGGGTCTGCAAAATCTTATGGGAGAGATTCATATATCTGGTCTAGAACAAGTGAAAACTAAGGAGAATTGTCCTGAGCTGGAAACACCAGATTTCAGCAATAGCAGTGTCAATCATGTATCATTTCCATCTCTGATAGAGCTTGAGATTGCTAGGTGCGGAGCGTTGAAGACATGTGTCCCGTCACCCTCAGCAGATGCAACAAATGTTTTTCCTTGTCTTGAGGTTCTTAAAGTTACAAATTGTCCTGAGCTGGAAACATTGCCTACACTGAATTCCCAATCCCTCAAGAAAGTAGAGATAAAGAATCTTGGCATCCGATCCTTTTCAATAGCGTCACCAACTGCGAACATGAAGCTTGAGATTCTTGAGATAAGGGACTGTGAGAAGCTTGTGTCTTTACCCAGTTCGCTGCAGTTCGCTGCATCTCTCAAGAATTTAACTGTGGCTGTTTGTCCTGCTCTTACTTCTTTTCCAAATGATCTTTTCCAGGGACTCGCTTCCCTGAGCAAGCTCTCTATTTGGAGATGTGAAAAGCTTGTGTCTTTACCGAGTGAGGTGCAGTTCGTTGCATCTCTCAAGACGGTAAAAGTGATTAACTGTCCTGCTCTTACTTCTCTTCCAAATGATCTTTTCAACGGACTCGCTTCCCTAAGCGACCTCCGTATTTCAAGATGTGAAGCACTAAGTAATATCCCTACCAGCTTGGAAAAATGCGTGTCTTTGGCGACGCTCATGATAAAGGACTGTCCATCTGTAAAGGGCCCAACGCCAGATTTCAGCAAGTTGAAGGGTCTCCAAAAGCTATATAAAAGTGGAAATTCCATAGAGTTGATGATTTCCTTGTTGAAGGCGGTTCAACATCTTCCTAACCTAACGACATTGTATACCGGCAAGTTTAGTGACGAAGAGGAACAAGAATTATACTTCGCTGATGTGTCTCCCATTCTACAAAATCAATCTCTCCGTAAATTATATTTGTATGGAAGCCCAAATATAAAGTCTCTACCTGAACAACTTCAACTTCTCACTCAGATTAAATCTTTGTGGATATGGGACTTTGATGACTTGGAAGAACTTCCAGAATGGGTGGGTCGTCTTTCATCTCTTGAGGAATTATGGTTGTTCAATTGCAAGAAATTGAAAGATATACCATCAAAGGAGGTTTTCTTACAGATGACACGATTAAGGCAACTGAGTATTTGGTCGTGTCCAATCCTAGCTGAAAGTTGTGTCAAAGATGTTGGCTCTGATTGGACCAAGATCTCGCATATCCCCTTTATTGAGATAGATTTTAAG GTTCTAGTTCAATTGGAAATATAG